The segment ACGCATCGCCACTGAAGGTGCTTATCCCCCATTTAATTATGTGGATGATCAGGGCAAGCTGGCAGGATTCGATGTGGATATAGCGAGTGCGCTGTGCCGCGCCATGAACGTCGAATGCGAGATCGTGGCCGTGGAGTGGGACTCAATCCTCGATGGGTTGGAGAATGGGGACTACTCAGCGATCGTAGCCAGTATGGCGAAAACCGAGGAAAGAGATAAGCGGGCCGACTTTACGGATCGTTACTATCGGTCTCGGAGTGCCTTTATTGCCAAGGCTGGACTCTATGACGATGTCTCGCCTCAGGCGTTGAAGGGAAAATGTCTTTCAGCCGCAGATGGAACCGTGCAACTCGATTATCTGCGCAAAAATTACTCCTCCTCTTCCGAAGTGATCATCGCCAAGGATACACCGGATAGCTATCGGCTTCTTGCTGAAGGAAAAATCGATCTGATTCTTTCCGATGCCTTGAACTGTCTGGATTTTCTTGATTCTGAGCAAGGGATTGATTTTGACTTCGCCGGGGAGGCTTTGCCTGGAGAAGCCACGTCTTCCACTGCATATATCGCCGTGCGCGAAGGCGATAACGAATTGCGCAAGCGTATCAATGAAGCCATCCAGGTTATCCGCCTGGACGGTACCTATGAGCGCATCAATCACAAGTATTTCCCCTTTAGCATCTACTAGTCGGCAATAAACGTGGCGATTAAAGAAAAACAGTCCAAGGCGCGTTCTCTTCGTATCAGTCTGACAAAGGCCGGGCTCGTCACGGTCATCTTCATGCTACTCGTGTTGGGCGGGGTGGGCTGGATCTCACACAACACTCTGTTCAGTATTGTGCGCAGCGCCCATGAATCCCGAAATGTGCTTATTCCGGATATCCTGGCGCGCCAACGTTCTGCAATGAACATCGAACGCCTGGGACGTTTTGGTGAAATCATATTTTATTCCCAGGACCCTTCCATTCGCCGTGCCAAACGGTTGACCGCCCGGATTCTGATGCAGGATTTGGCCTTTGAGCCGGAGAGCGCTACTCACGCCAAGGCCCAGAAGGTTTTCAGGGGTATCTCCACCATTGCTCGCCTGCGTGACAGACAGGATGCCCTGCGTACAAAAGCGGCTGAACTGGCTTTGGGTATACATAAGATGGAGACCTCTGCCGGGCTGGTCGTGACGGGGCGACTCGCTGAATCAGATCGTCTGGTCATGGCTGGATTGCTGAGTGACCTTGGTGTGATGGCGCGAACCTTGGATGCCTTGCTTGAATCGAATCCTTCAGTATTTGAAGCCCGAAGAAACGAACTGTCCGAGCACTATTCCTCTGCTGTGCGTCAATTGGATGCTTTGAGCGGAGTGGAAGAGACGTTGCCATTGCGCGGGGCCTTGACTGCCGCTTACGACAATTCTGTTAAGGCTGTTGAGTTGCAGCGCGACGTGCTTGCCATGGATTCCGATGCACTGACCTTGTGGGGGGATATTTCGCAGCAGTTGGACGAATTGGCCGATAGCATTGCCACCGATGCCGGGTTGCGGGCGGTGACCATGGCTGAAGCCATCAAGGGGCAAGCCGATAAGGTCGGACTGGTGAGCTACGCGATGACGGGACTTCTGTGTTCTCTGCTGCTTCTTGTGGTGTGGGTCTTTCAGCGGCATGTTCTGGGGCCTATCCTGTCCGTGACCCGTGCCTTGGAGGCTGTGCATGGCGGAAAGCGCAATCTGATCGGCGGTCCGAGGGCATTCTTCGTTGAGTTGGACGCCATTGGCAAAGCCGTTGAACGGTATGCCGGAGTGCTGCGGGAGCTGCGGGATAGCAACGCGAAATTACATGATCTTTCGCTGCTTGATGGTCTGACGAACTTAGCAAATCGTCGTCATTTCGATGAAGAGTTGCGTCGGGAGATTTCGCGTGCCACGCGCAACGGGCGTCCTTTGTCTCTGTTGATGTTGGATGTGGACCGTTTCAAAGAGTTTAATGATAAGCACGGACATATGGCCGGGGATGCCTGTCTGGCCATGGTGGCCAAGGTACTGCAAGGGGCCGTTCGTCGTCCGGGCGAGGTGGCTGCCCGCTACGGTGGTGAGGAATTTGCGGTGATTTTGCCTGAGGTTGACCGTGACGAAGCCGCTGAGATTGCCGAAAAAATTCTGAAGGAAGTGGCAGCACTGAGGATTCCATGCGTCGATGGCATCAATGTCTCGATTACGATCAGCATTGGTGTTGCTGTTCTGAATGGTGAATGGAGTGGGTCAATGCCTTCTCTGTTGGATGCTGCTGATTCAGCGCTTTACTGCGCCAAGGCCGCAGGAAGGAATCGAGTGATTATTCACGGAGTGACCGAAGACTAGCTTGTTGAATCTCTTCACCGAAAGGTTATAAGCTGCACATTGTCCCGCGACATTGTGCAGCTTTTTATTGGATCATTGGTTTCCATTGTGTGTGGGGAATTACGCCCGTCGCCTAGCAATCGACCTGTTGTATTGTCGTTTTTTCAAGCATGGCCTCGACAAATCGCTGAACCAATCGGGATGAATTGTTTTTCGTCCAGACCAAGTGGTATTCCACGATGGGGAGTTTGTCCTTGATGGGCAGGTGAACAACCCCAGGGCGAGGAATGGCGGCCAATGATTCAGGCATGAGAGAGAACCCGAGTCCAGCTGCGACGAGCGCACCGGTGGGGTGCTTGAGCAGAGCCGTGTGCAGTAGCTTCGGTGTGGCTCCAGCCCGGTGTAGACAGGTGATAATGGCGTCATACAGCCCCGTGTTTGTTGGGCGTGGGAAGATGAGCAGGGTTTCGTTGGCGATTTCCTTGAGACTCAAGGTGGAGTTTTTTGCCAGAGGATGTCCTTCCGGTATAGCCATGACATAGGATTCGCGCGCATAGCGTGTATGAGATAGTCTGCTGTCAATAGTATTGAAAGGCCTGACAAAGCCGACATCTAGCTCTTGGCGGAGCAAGGCCTGAAGTTGATTCCGGGTCGTGAGTTGTTGCAGGCTTATGTCCACGTGGGGATTTTTTTCTTTGAAATGCCGAAGTGAGTACGGCAATGGACCTTCCAGCACAGGGCCGATAGTGCCAATTGTTAGTTGTCCTTCCTTGCCTTGCCCCATTTGTTCAACGTGTTTTGCTACTGCGGTCGTTCTGTCCAGAATGGCTTGTGCTTCTTCCTGAAGATACTTTCCCGCGGCGGTCAGTGACACTGATCGGCTTGTTCGTTCGAATAATCGAGCGCCGAGTTCATCCTCAAGTTTCCTGATGGATTGTGAAAGCGGGGGCTGCGAGATGTGCAACTGTATGGCGGCTTTGCCGAAATGCAGTGCCTTGGCAACCGCCAGGAAGTGGCGGAGTTGGCGTAGGTCCATGATTGATATCCTAAATATATTAATCAATGTTTACAATGATATTGGACGAATCAATAAGGCTTTCCTACCGTGGGATCAGACAAAACACAAACCATGGAGAAAGTCATGAATGACAGATTTGATCGGGGTTGGGCAAAACTCAAAGAGATTGATGGCGAAGCCGGAGAGAAGGTGGTGGCCGCTTTGAATGACGTGGCCCCGGACCTGGGGCAGGTGTGCATTGAATTTGCCTTTGGCGACGTCATGTCGCGCCCCGGGTTGGATTTGAAGTCTCGGGAGTTGTGCACGGTGGCGGCTTTGACTGCTCTGGGCAATGCCGCTCCACAACTGGAAGTACATATCCACGGTGCGCTTAATGTCGGTTGTACGCCCGAGGAGATTGTGGAAGTGGTCATTCAGATGGCCGTGTATGCAGGATTTCCAGCTGCCTTGAATGGGATGTTCGTGGCGAAGAAGGTTTTTGCCGAGCGCGGTGTGCAGGTTGAAACGACGATGAACTGATTGATTAGATTTCAAAGGCCTTTACAACTGACCTCGTCCTTCGAAGATCACTTCGACGGACGAGGTCTTAGTGTTTGCACAGGGTGGGGCGCTCACTTATGCGATGATTGGGTTCCGGTCTTATGGTTTACCTAGAGCGTAAATGCGAGCGGCCTGGTCTACCCAAGAAGTCAGCCTAGGAAAGACCGGGTGATGTCTGTCTGGAGAGTGTGTCCCAGAGAAGAGTTGATTCGGTGAAGAGAGGTACGGCATGAAGAACCGCGTTTTCACTCTGTGAGGTGAGGCAGGTGCTCGTAATGTTTGCGTTTGGGCGCGCTACGACTGCGGCGAAGGTTGAAGACTACTTGAAGATAACGACCCGATTCCGGCCGCCACGCTTGGCTTCGTATAGGGCCGTGTCAGCCCGTTTCAGTAAGCCTTCCACTGTTTCATCCTCTGCAGTCATTGTGGTGACCCCGATGCTTACCGTGAAATTGATGGGGCCGGAATCGCCTTGAACATGGGTTTCGGCGAGTGTTGCCCGCAGCCGTTCAGCGATGTCCTGGGCAACCTTGGAATCCGTATTGATGAGGATCGCCGCAAATTCTTCGCCACCGATGCGGCCGAAGATATCAGTCTCACGCAGGGTTTGCAGGCTGGCCTTGGTCATGGCTTTCAAGACTTCGTCGCCGGCAATGTGTCCGTGGGTGTCGTTCACTGCCTTGAAATAGTCGATGTCGATCATGATCATGGATAACGGACTATTATAACGCCGGCTTCGGGCAATTTCATCGTATGCCCGCTCCATGAAATAGCGGCGATTACTGATCTTTGTCAGGGAATCCTTGGTTGCCAGTTCAGTAAGCTGTTTTTCCATGCGTTTACGCTTGGAGATGTCATGAATGATGGAATACAGGAGAATACGACCATTGACGGCGATAGGACCGCTGAAAACCTCGACATCACGAAGGGTTCCGTCTGCCAGGCGGTGCTTGAATTCAAGATGACTGCGGATCTCCACCTTCGCCTTGCGTAACTCCTGCTCAATGTCCTCTTTGGATTGGGTATTGATTTCGGAGGCATGCATGGAGGTTAACTGCTCGCGTGGGTACCCGTAGTAGTTGGCAGCAGCAGGGTTGGCATCTTCAATTCTACCGGAACTGGGATCGACGAGCAGCATGACCGCGTGGTTGTTTTCGAATACCGACCGGAAGCGCTCTTCGCTGTCTCGTAGGGCGGCTTCGGTTTCCTTCCGAATCTTGATTTCCTGGGAAATTTGTTCGTTGATTCGGGTCAGGTTTTCGTTGGCACGAGTCAATTCCTGAGTACGTTCTTCAACTTTGTCTTCCAATTCATCGTGGGCCTGTCGAAGTTCCTGTTGAGTCGTTTTGAGTTCCTGAATGTTGACGAAGCTTTCCAATAGAAGATCCCGCCCCTGGTAACGCAGCCGGGTGACCGTCTTGTGGATGGGGATTTCTAAACCATCCTTGTCCAGAAGAGATCTTTCAGATCGTTCCACCAATTGCCCCAGATCGGTCACCGGACATTTCTTTTCTTCTGCGGGGCAGACGAATTTGTGGCAGACCTTGTTGGTGATGTCTTCTTTCTTCAACCCCACCAGTTGTCTGCCGAATTCGTTGATATCCACGATTGTGTGGTCGTTGGCGTCGATGAGCATGATGCCGACGTGGGCGGAGTCGAGGAGGGTTCGCAAGTAGTTCTCGTTGGCGCGCAGTGCTGCTTCAGCTTGTTTGAGGTCGGTAATATCGAGAATGGTGGAAAGGATATGCGGGCGGTTGAAAAAATCGAGGGTGCGCATATCCACGCTGACATGCAGCGAAGAGCCGTCTTTGCGCTTCAATTTGAGTTCGTGCCCTTTGACGACACCTTCTCGGGCAAGATGATCCAGGAGCGGTTCTCGATCTGTGGGATCCAGATAGAAATCAAGGGCAGTGGAATTCATGGCAAGGTTACGGCGGAATTCATCCATCGTGTAGCCCATCATTGTAGCGAGCCCTTCATTAATGGAAATGATGCGCCCCGAGGGAGTGCTCAGGACCAAACCACCGGGGGTGCCTTCGAACAGGGTCTTGTATTGTTTTTCCTTCTCTTGAAGGGCAACGACTTCCAGGGCGCGTTCGGCCACAAGCGCTTCCAGTTCGGCGATACGCTTTTTTGCGGCTTGAAGATCCTGTTGAGGATGGATGGTATTCTCCCACAGTTCGGTCATTGGATATTCCGGTTGCAATGCTGCTCAGAATGAAAGGATGAACATTCTTAGCATATTTCAAACGTAAAGGAGAAGGAGATGTTTTTTCTTGTGTGGCAGGGGGAAAATGAAATTTATCCTGTCTCGTAAATTGACAAAATCTATTTCTGTCGCACCTTGTTAGAGAGACATTTAAAGAAGAGGCAAGATAATGAAGATTCTTATATTTGCTGTTGCGTTATTGTTTATGGCTATGGCCAGCGTGGCCTGGGCCTCGGACACGGGGCGAACAGGCTCTTACGTCAAGCCCACCAAGGAAGAACTGAAGATGCTTTTGACTCCACTTCAATACAAGGTCACGCAGGAAGATGGCACCGAGCGTCCTTTTGCCAATGAGTATTGGGATAACAAGCGTGAAGGTATTTATGTGGACCTGCTTTCGGGTGAGGTCTTGTTCAGTTCCACGGATAAGTATCGTTCCGGCACGGGGTGGCCGAGCTTTATCCGTCCTCTGGAGGCTGAGAACATCGTCTCCGTGGAGGATCGCAAGCTGTTCGTCACGCGAACCGAGATTCGCAGCCGTCATGGGGATAACCATCTGGGGCATGTGTTTGATGATGGCCCCGAACCGACTGGATTGCGTTATTGCATGAATTCCGCTGCACTACGTTTTATTCCCAGAGAGAAGCTGGATGAGGAAGGATACGGCAAGTATCTGAGCCTGTTCAAGTAACGGCCTTGATTGGTTGGGGTGGTCCTGCCAAGGGGGCGCCCCTTTCCTTCCTTGGCGGTTTCGATTAATCCCACGCCATGCCCAATGTCGCCCTGGATACCATTATGCCCGACACCGTGACTTGTTCCGGGTACTGCAGTGCCTGTGGGCATGTGCACGTTTTGCGTGCTGGTGAGGCTTTGGCCCCTGCGTATGAACTGATTGGCAGGCTCCGGGAGAAGGGACGGATCGATTTGGATGTGCCCGAGGCAGAGGTTGATCCACGATTTTCAGTGGATTATCTGAATGGCCCGGCACGTGGGCAGATGTTCGGCGTGTTGGCGTATCGGGATGCTCAGGGGCTTGCTGGAGTACTGAAGGCTTTCTCGTGTCAGTATAATGCGTCGTGGTTGGTGCCTGGCTGGGTGCCGCCGGTTGTGGATGTGGAGGCCTTTGCCAGCGTGCATGACCCGGTGGAACGGCGTATTAAGGCCTTGGGGCGGGAGATTGATGCCTTGCCCCAGGATGACTCCGGACGCTTGGCCCTGAAGCAGGAACGCAAGACCCTGGCTCAGCGTAATATGAAGGAACTGCATGCGTTGTATCAGTTGCGGAATTTTCGGGGGCTGACTTCTCCCATGAGCGAAGCCTTTCTTGGGGCCGGTGGTTTGCCCACTGGTACAGGTGATTGCTGCGCCCCCAAACTGTTGCAGTATGCAGCATTGCATGGTTTGACCCCCACAGGGTTGGTCGAGTTCTATTGGGGGCGAGAAAACAGTTCCGGCACACGGATTCAGGGAGAGTTCTACCCCGCTTGTGCGGAACGCTGTGCCCCGATCCTGGGGTTCATGCTCTGTGGGCTGGATGAGGATGATCGAAGTTCCTGTGACTCCCACGTGACAACGGATAAGAGATGAGCGACAAGCCTGAACTGGATATTTTGTTTTCGGATAGCAAGCTGGTTGTGGTCAACAAGCCCTCGGGGCTGCTGTCCGTGCCCGG is part of the Desulfovibrio ferrophilus genome and harbors:
- a CDS encoding GGDEF domain-containing protein, with amino-acid sequence MAIKEKQSKARSLRISLTKAGLVTVIFMLLVLGGVGWISHNTLFSIVRSAHESRNVLIPDILARQRSAMNIERLGRFGEIIFYSQDPSIRRAKRLTARILMQDLAFEPESATHAKAQKVFRGISTIARLRDRQDALRTKAAELALGIHKMETSAGLVVTGRLAESDRLVMAGLLSDLGVMARTLDALLESNPSVFEARRNELSEHYSSAVRQLDALSGVEETLPLRGALTAAYDNSVKAVELQRDVLAMDSDALTLWGDISQQLDELADSIATDAGLRAVTMAEAIKGQADKVGLVSYAMTGLLCSLLLLVVWVFQRHVLGPILSVTRALEAVHGGKRNLIGGPRAFFVELDAIGKAVERYAGVLRELRDSNAKLHDLSLLDGLTNLANRRHFDEELRREISRATRNGRPLSLLMLDVDRFKEFNDKHGHMAGDACLAMVAKVLQGAVRRPGEVAARYGGEEFAVILPEVDRDEAAEIAEKILKEVAALRIPCVDGINVSITISIGVAVLNGEWSGSMPSLLDAADSALYCAKAAGRNRVIIHGVTED
- the msrB gene encoding peptide-methionine (R)-S-oxide reductase MsrB, producing MKILIFAVALLFMAMASVAWASDTGRTGSYVKPTKEELKMLLTPLQYKVTQEDGTERPFANEYWDNKREGIYVDLLSGEVLFSSTDKYRSGTGWPSFIRPLEAENIVSVEDRKLFVTRTEIRSRHGDNHLGHVFDDGPEPTGLRYCMNSAALRFIPREKLDEEGYGKYLSLFK
- a CDS encoding carboxymuconolactone decarboxylase family protein, which translates into the protein MNDRFDRGWAKLKEIDGEAGEKVVAALNDVAPDLGQVCIEFAFGDVMSRPGLDLKSRELCTVAALTALGNAAPQLEVHIHGALNVGCTPEEIVEVVIQMAVYAGFPAALNGMFVAKKVFAERGVQVETTMN
- a CDS encoding LysR substrate-binding domain-containing protein; protein product: MDLRQLRHFLAVAKALHFGKAAIQLHISQPPLSQSIRKLEDELGARLFERTSRSVSLTAAGKYLQEEAQAILDRTTAVAKHVEQMGQGKEGQLTIGTIGPVLEGPLPYSLRHFKEKNPHVDISLQQLTTRNQLQALLRQELDVGFVRPFNTIDSRLSHTRYARESYVMAIPEGHPLAKNSTLSLKEIANETLLIFPRPTNTGLYDAIITCLHRAGATPKLLHTALLKHPTGALVAAGLGFSLMPESLAAIPRPGVVHLPIKDKLPIVEYHLVWTKNNSSRLVQRFVEAMLEKTTIQQVDC
- a CDS encoding transporter substrate-binding domain-containing protein, giving the protein MSAMKMLLNVLLGLMLAVPCSAYAGDALRIATEGAYPPFNYVDDQGKLAGFDVDIASALCRAMNVECEIVAVEWDSILDGLENGDYSAIVASMAKTEERDKRADFTDRYYRSRSAFIAKAGLYDDVSPQALKGKCLSAADGTVQLDYLRKNYSSSSEVIIAKDTPDSYRLLAEGKIDLILSDALNCLDFLDSEQGIDFDFAGEALPGEATSSTAYIAVREGDNELRKRINEAIQVIRLDGTYERINHKYFPFSIY
- a CDS encoding diguanylate cyclase, with the translated sequence MTELWENTIHPQQDLQAAKKRIAELEALVAERALEVVALQEKEKQYKTLFEGTPGGLVLSTPSGRIISINEGLATMMGYTMDEFRRNLAMNSTALDFYLDPTDREPLLDHLAREGVVKGHELKLKRKDGSSLHVSVDMRTLDFFNRPHILSTILDITDLKQAEAALRANENYLRTLLDSAHVGIMLIDANDHTIVDINEFGRQLVGLKKEDITNKVCHKFVCPAEEKKCPVTDLGQLVERSERSLLDKDGLEIPIHKTVTRLRYQGRDLLLESFVNIQELKTTQQELRQAHDELEDKVEERTQELTRANENLTRINEQISQEIKIRKETEAALRDSEERFRSVFENNHAVMLLVDPSSGRIEDANPAAANYYGYPREQLTSMHASEINTQSKEDIEQELRKAKVEIRSHLEFKHRLADGTLRDVEVFSGPIAVNGRILLYSIIHDISKRKRMEKQLTELATKDSLTKISNRRYFMERAYDEIARSRRYNSPLSMIMIDIDYFKAVNDTHGHIAGDEVLKAMTKASLQTLRETDIFGRIGGEEFAAILINTDSKVAQDIAERLRATLAETHVQGDSGPINFTVSIGVTTMTAEDETVEGLLKRADTALYEAKRGGRNRVVIFK